From Elusimicrobiota bacterium:
CGATTACCGGCGCGAGGCTGGCGCCGTAAAAGACCCACAGCAGGAGGCCCGCTGGCCAGCGGCGCCAAGCCCGGACCGCTGCGGCCGTGAGCGCGCAGACGAGGGCGGCGCAGGCCCAGTAAGGCCAGGTCCGCAGGAGCAGGGGCAGCGGCAGCTCATGGAAGGCACAGAGCCCGGCTGGCCACAAGGTCTTGCCGAGGTAGAAGACCATGCCGTAGCAGGCCTGGCAGGCGCGGGGCATGAGGCCCCAGGACTGCAAGGGCAAGGGGGTCGACCCCGCCATCCCGTGGGCGCGGGTCGCCAGGCTTCCGGCGGCCGCGGCGAGCAGCAGGAACGGGAGCTTCTCCAGCCACACGGGGCGCGTCCCGGGCTCGCCCCAGCGCCCGGGAGCCGGCGGCAGCCGGCGCAGGGGATAGATATCCAATAGGATGAGCACCAAGGGCAGGCTTAGGGCCAGCGCCTTGGAGAGAAGGGCTGCGGCGAACCACAGCAGGGCCCAGCCTTGGCCGCGCCACCAGCCGCCTGCTCCGGAGGCCCGGTCAGCCCCGCGCAGGTACGCCAGGATGCTGAGCAGATAGAAGAACGCGGAGAGGACATCGCGCCGTTCCGAGACCCAGGCGACCGACTCCACGCGCAGGGGATGCAGGGCGAAGACCAGGGCCGAGAAGGCGGCTCCGGCCAGCAGAGGCCAACGCGGGGCCGCGGTCGGGGACGGCGGCGGGGCTATGCGTTCCAGCAAGGATGCCGCCACAGCAAAGAAGACCGCAGCGTTGGCCGCGTGGATCAGCAGGTTGCTCAGGTGATAGCCGAATGGGTCGAGGCCCCAGAGGGCGTAGTCCAGAGCCAGGGACAGCCAGTAGAGGGGCTGGTACAAGCCGCCGTACAAAGTGGTGAACATCCACCTGAGGTGGCCCCAGTCCAGGCCGCGGAAATCGAAGTTCCCCCTAATGTAGAGGGTGTCGTCCCAATTGACGAAGCCGTTGTTCAGGGCCGGTGAGAAAACGGCCGCGACCAGGGCGGCCAGGAGGGCCGCCAGGAGAGCCGGGGAGATGGGGGGCCGCGGCTCGGGGGGCATCGTCATCATGGTCTGGGCGGAGCGCTCCTCGGCGTCCGACCGGACTGGAGCGCCAGAGCCTGCCGCCGGGCGGCGGCGGCCTCCATGACTCGGCCTTGAGCGGACAGGACCGCGGCCAGCGCCGCGAAGGCATCGGCGGCCCGAGGATCGAGCCGGATGCTCCTGCGGAGGTGGCGCTCGGCCTCGGCGGGCCGGCCCTCTCGAAACAGGCACAGCCCCATATTGGAGTGGGTGAGGGCGAGGCCAGGATCGGCCTGCAGGGACCTGGAGAACGCCAGTTCGGCCTCAGGGAACCGGCCCTGCCCGGCCAGTTCCGCAGCCACGTTGTTGTAGTATCTCGCGGTGCCGGCCTTAGTGCCGGCCTTGCGCCGATCGCGCCGCGACAGGGCGATCGCTAGGTCCTGGGAATAGGTCGTCTCCCCCGGAAGCCTGGCCTGCTGCCTGCGCAAATGGAAGACGGCTTCGTCCCAACGGCCTTCGTCGATCAAGGCCTCGCCTAGGCAGCCGTGGGCTCGTGAGGAATCCGGATGCAACGCCAGGACCGCGCTCCAAAGGGTGACGGAATCCTTCCAGACTCGGATCTGGCGCGCGGTCAGCGCGCTGAGGGCCACGAGGATCGCCGCGGCCGAAGACAGGGCTGCGGCGCGGACCAGCACGAGGTCCCGGCGCAGCAGACGCTCGATGGCCGCTCCCGCCGCTAGGGCCCAGCCCATGCACGCGAAGTAGGCCCAGCGGTCCGCGGCGGCCAGACTGGCGTAGCCCAGCTTGAACAAGCCGAGCACCGGCGCTAGGCTGACGACGTAGAACGACCACAGCAGCAGGCCCGCCGGCCAACGGCGCCAAGCCCAGAGCGCTGCTGCGGTGAGCGCGCAGACGATGGCGGCGCAGGCCCAGTAAGGCCATTTCCACAGGAGCAGGGGGAACGGCGTCTCGTAGAATGCGCAGAGTCCGGCGGGCCACAGGGTCTTGCCGAGGTAGAAGACCAAGCCGTAGCAGGCCTGGCAGGCGCGGGGCATTAGGCCCCAGGACTGCAAGGAGAGCGGAGTCCCCACCATCCTCTGGCTGAAGGACGAGATGCTTCCGGCGGCCGCGGCGAGCAGCAGGAAAGGGAGTTTCTCCAGCCACACCGGGCGCGTCCGTGCGTCGCCCCAGTTCCCGGGAGCCGGCGGCAGCCGGCGCAGGGGGTAGATGTCCAGGAGGATGAGCACCAAGGGCAAACTGATGGTTATGGCTTTAGAGAGTAGAGCCGCGGCGAACCACAGGAGGGCCCAACCTTGGCGGCGCCACCAGCTTTCTTCCCCGGAGACCCGGTCCGCCGCGCGCAGGTAGGCCAGGATGCTGAGCAGATAGAACAACCCGGAGAGGACGTCGCGTCGTTCCGAGACCCAGGCGACCGACTCCACGCGCAGGGGGTGCAAGGCGAAGACCAAGGCCGAGAAGGCGGCTCCGGCCAGCAGCGGCCAACGCGGGGCTCCGGCCGGCGAGGGCGGCGGGGCGATGCGCTCCAGCAACGATGCCGCCACCGCGAAGAAGACCGCGGCGTTGGCCGCGTGGATGAGGAGGTTGCTCAGATGGTAGCCGAAGGGCTCGAGGCCCCAGAGGGCGTAGTCCAAACCAAAAGACAGCCAGAAGAAGGGCTGGTAGAGGCCTCCATGCATGGTGGTGAACATCCACTTGATGTGGCCCCAGTCCAGGCCGCGGAAACCGAGGTTTCCCGTTATGTAGAGGGGGTCATCCCAATTGACGAAACCGTTGTTCAGGGCCGGTGAGAAAACGGCCGCGACGACGACGGCCAGGAGAGCGGCCAGAAGAGCCGGGGAAACGGGAGCCTGGCGCTCGGGGGGCATCGCCACCATCGTAGCTCATTGCCCCGGGAGCGGACAAGGCGGCTGCCGGAAGGAGCGGCGGAAATGCTAGACTGGGACCAACTTCCATGATACACAAAGGCAGACTTTGGCTGGTGACGGGAGGAGCCGGATTCATCGGCTCCAACATCGCCGCGGAGCTCGTGCGCCGGGGCGAGCGGGTGCGAGTGCTCGACAACCTCTGCACGGGCAAGCCCGAGCACATGGCTTCCTTCCGGGATCGGATCGAATTCCTGCGGGGCGATATCCGCGAACTGGCGGATTGTCGGCGGGCCGTGAAAGGGGCCTGCACTGTCATCCATCAGGCCGCGCTGCGCTCGGTGCCCAAGTCCGTGGACAACCCGGCCGTCTCTCACGAGTCCAACTCGACCGGGACCCTCAACATGCTCATCGCCGCGCGCGAGGCCAAGGTCAATCGTTTCGTCTACGCCTCCTCGAGTTCGGCCTACGGCGACACCACGCTCTTCCCGCAGCGCGAGGATCATCTCCCCAGGCCCGTGTCCCCCTACGCCGCCCAGAAGCTCGCCGGCGAGCACTACGCCATGCTCTTCACCAAGACCTACGGCCTGGAGACCGTGAGCCTGCGCTACTTCAACGTCTTCGGCCCGCGTCAGGATCCGGAGTCGCTCTACTCGGCGGTCATCCCCAAGTTCATGGAGCAGGCCTACATGGGGGTGCCTCTTGAGGTGCATTGGGACGGCAAGCAATCCCGGGACTTCACGCACGTGGCCAACGTGGTCGAGGCCAATCTGTTGGCTGCCGTCGCGAAGAAAGGCGTCGGCGAGAACTTCAACATCGCCAACGGCAAGTGCTACTCGCTGCTCGACATCATCGCGGTCATCGAGGCCATCGTGGGCCGGCGACTGGAGCGCCGGCACCACCCCATGCGCAAGGGCGACGTGCGCAAGACTTACGCGGACATTTCCAAGGCCCG
This genomic window contains:
- a CDS encoding tetratricopeptide repeat protein; this translates as MMTMPPEPRPPISPALLAALLAALVAAVFSPALNNGFVNWDDTLYIRGNFDFRGLDWGHLRWMFTTLYGGLYQPLYWLSLALDYALWGLDPFGYHLSNLLIHAANAAVFFAVAASLLERIAPPPSPTAAPRWPLLAGAAFSALVFALHPLRVESVAWVSERRDVLSAFFYLLSILAYLRGADRASGAGGWWRGQGWALLWFAAALLSKALALSLPLVLILLDIYPLRRLPPAPGRWGEPGTRPVWLEKLPFLLLAAAAGSLATRAHGMAGSTPLPLQSWGLMPRACQACYGMVFYLGKTLWPAGLCAFHELPLPLLLRTWPYWACAALVCALTAAAVRAWRRWPAGLLLWVFYGASLAPVIGLVRMTNTTLAAADRWTYLACLGWAVGAGALLERLLRRDRPLVRAAALSLAAALLIVLSALTVRQLRVWKDSISLWSAVLAVYPDSTFARDTLRQALTYKDSPAQRYNNMGADLAGQGRLAEAELAFSQSLRADPNLALTHTNMGLCLLREGRLAEAESRLRRSIRLDPRDPDALAALAAVLAAQGRTEDAAAAKRQALALRSSEVRSRQDLSLLTRRRPGSPPPRP
- a CDS encoding tetratricopeptide repeat protein, giving the protein MVAMPPERQAPVSPALLAALLAVVVAAVFSPALNNGFVNWDDPLYITGNLGFRGLDWGHIKWMFTTMHGGLYQPFFWLSFGLDYALWGLEPFGYHLSNLLIHAANAAVFFAVAASLLERIAPPPSPAGAPRWPLLAGAAFSALVFALHPLRVESVAWVSERRDVLSGLFYLLSILAYLRAADRVSGEESWWRRQGWALLWFAAALLSKAITISLPLVLILLDIYPLRRLPPAPGNWGDARTRPVWLEKLPFLLLAAAAGSISSFSQRMVGTPLSLQSWGLMPRACQACYGLVFYLGKTLWPAGLCAFYETPFPLLLWKWPYWACAAIVCALTAAALWAWRRWPAGLLLWSFYVVSLAPVLGLFKLGYASLAAADRWAYFACMGWALAAGAAIERLLRRDLVLVRAAALSSAAAILVALSALTARQIRVWKDSVTLWSAVLALHPDSSRAHGCLGEALIDEGRWDEAVFHLRRQQARLPGETTYSQDLAIALSRRDRRKAGTKAGTARYYNNVAAELAGQGRFPEAELAFSRSLQADPGLALTHSNMGLCLFREGRPAEAERHLRRSIRLDPRAADAFAALAAVLSAQGRVMEAAAARRQALALQSGRTPRSAPPRP
- a CDS encoding SDR family oxidoreductase; the protein is MIHKGRLWLVTGGAGFIGSNIAAELVRRGERVRVLDNLCTGKPEHMASFRDRIEFLRGDIRELADCRRAVKGACTVIHQAALRSVPKSVDNPAVSHESNSTGTLNMLIAAREAKVNRFVYASSSSAYGDTTLFPQREDHLPRPVSPYAAQKLAGEHYAMLFTKTYGLETVSLRYFNVFGPRQDPESLYSAVIPKFMEQAYMGVPLEVHWDGKQSRDFTHVANVVEANLLAAVAKKGVGENFNIANGKCYSLLDIIAVIEAIVGRRLERRHHPMRKGDVRKTYADISKARRLLGYKPVMGLEPGLRDTWDYFVEHYFRGRKTAVAA